From the genome of Cicer arietinum cultivar CDC Frontier isolate Library 1 unplaced genomic scaffold, Cicar.CDCFrontier_v2.0 Ca_scaffold_6354_v2.0, whole genome shotgun sequence:
tacccatatagcattgggtccttattggttagtttttcctcttgtgagaACCttccttttgtgataacaaatagaatcatggtgcccaaGTTTACTACAGAATGACCATGCTGACTTGAcattgttagctttcttcttaACATAACAAATTTTGGAAGTATGCCtaagttttttgcaaaaggtgcattttggcctatccttttgttttttaggcaagaagaaattttcatacaatttctgtttttgagaacttttaaaaccaataccagGCTTGTCAAATATTCCTGATTGagaccccattatcttttgaaatgtttatgtagatttgacaaagttggaaatattattttttagttcccTAACCTCGGTTTTCAAAATTTCTTTTTCTGTATCCTCGTTAGGAGGATGAGTTTCAACTATTCTCTCgttaagaattttttgtttctcataattttgaaaatgagaTTGCTTaaatcttgaatgattttaacatattcatcattctttttccgaagctcctcattttgtttctttatctcaacaagttggttttttttaaatatgcatgtttgagataaagtgtttgagtcattcaagaggctatcaaattcaatttctaattgttCACAATTAGGACATAGATCAGAAATACTTACCTTTTCAATTTTTGATTTTGTCATGAGACAgaggttggcctcttcttccttttcttgctccgaggatgactcgtcactatcatcccaagtaatcatcatggatttgtttttgtatggaaattttctagagttccttttgttgagaggacactcagttttatagtgtcccatcttgttgcatccataacaagttatttgacttttgtcaattttttctttttgaggaggtccTCTATTCTGTCCTCTTCTGCTTAACATCCTCTGAATTTTTCTGGAAATCAGAACGaggtcatcctcatcctcagatagaggatactctgcgttttcctttgttatgacatcttcattcttcttggaggatgagctttctgtttggctggtttttagagcaatcattcttccctttttgtttggtttatcagccaacaacaatggttcatgagctcttagagttccaaccaaatcttctaatttcatgttggtcaaatctcttgcttctttaatggcagttaccattggcctccattcttttggtaaacttcttaggatttttcttatccttttttgaacggagtatacctttccaagagatctcaagttatttaatatgatggttaaccttgagaacatttcatcaatagtttcatcctccttcattttgaacagttcgaaatctcttactcccatgtttatccttgcttcttttacatgGCTTGATCCTTCAGGATGGATCCTTAGAGTATCCCAGAGCTCCTTAgcgtttttgcattcttcaactctgtcatactcttccctgctcaaagcacacattagaaataaatgagctttagagtttaggagtacctttgcattttcatcagccgtccattgtgcttgaggtttctcatcggaggttgcatctgcATTATTGGTTATgatgacatgatctccattttccaccacagaTCACATGtagttgtcttgtgatatgagaaatagcctcatcttacctttccagtggtagtagtctgtaccatcaaagtagggaggtcggctcgatgatcctccttcaggaatgtacttagcttttgacatttttcttttaggatctttttctcttacactgttaggtgtattttttagagaaccttgctctgatgccaattgatgtagctaaatatcactagaaggggattgaatagggattttgctgtttaaaaataattttgaagagATTGTAAAACTATCCTCTCACTGAGGATGGATTTTTTCAACCCTTTAGTTTTGACTTAAGCAAAAGAGTAAAATAAGAATatgagagagacacacacaattttatactggttcacccaaagatggctacgtccagtgctcacacccttgtgagatttcactaactttcaaacagatcaacctctcgctgaggatgattacaaactgtgtattctcaagcttcaccaagcttacaataaattttcaaatatttccaagcttcactcactaggaaattacaaagtagtatgagagtgattgatacttaatactttctcaaaggatatacaaagatatagtgtaggatcaaagaaagtaagaaatgaggatgtgatttgctcttgatagctttaagatgcttgatcttttttatgaaattgtgttgtgtgtcttccaatggagatCTGGAGATTTTCCACTTTGCAACCCATCCTCGCGTGGTGTTCTTGATCATATgccatcctcacgtggttttcCAGATCATATgccatcctcacgtggttttccatcctcatgCCAGAATCATactttccttctttttgccttaatgattaataacctattatcttatatgaatacactcaagagcacatgttagtcattaaccacaatcataatctcttaagtaattttgttatcattaaaatcatttgagagattttgtctcaacagttgAGCCCATTTCTCTTTGAAGAGCTTTGAGATTTTGGAAGGGATGAGAGGAGGATTGTGAAGTTTGGATTTTTTGGATGAAGGAGAACATTGTGGGGAAGATTCTGAGGTTGGGACGGGGAACATTCTGGAGTGAGAGAACATTTTGTTTTTGGTGAGGGAGAGGGTTTATGgattggagaacattcttgaatCGAGGAACGTTATGGGTTTGGCGAGGGTGAGGATTCACGGACTAGAGAATGTTCTTGAACTAGAGAATGTTATGGGTTTGGTGAAGGAAAGGGTTCACGGGTCAGGGAACGTTCTTGAACTGAAGAACATTCTAGAGAAGGGGGTCAGCATTTCTCAGTTTATGTTTAGGGGCAGTTGATTTCCTTCTCTATGGGTTTTCTAAGATTATTTTTTACTAGGAATTGAGAGAGTGTTATGATGGTTTTTATTTTCAAGGATCGTGGTGTTGGTTTGGTGGTTTTAAGAGAAGGCTAAGATggttttgtaaaagaaaaaaaaaattcattgatcAATCTCTGTTTTTGGTTTGGTGGTGTTGATTGAGAAGGTTCAAACGAAAATGATGATTTAGATGGGGTGATAGGATTTGAGGGTTTTGTTGGAGTCGTGTGTGGAGGCGTTTCAGATGATTCATCAGTTTCAGAATCAGAGATAATGAAGAATGTTGGTTTGGTGTTTGGGGCTTTTGAAGTTCCAATTCATGACTGGACATGCATAGAATGCCTTTTGGCTGCTGTAAGATTGTGGAGGAACTTGAATGAGGTTTGGAGGAGGACATGTGTAGAGAGGTGGAAGGGCCGTGGGCACAGGATTTGGGTTAATGGGGTTAGGGTTTGATTATGGGGATGATGAAAGGTAATCTGAGAAGGTTGTATCAGAAGAAATTGTTGGTGGAGTTGATCTTGGTGGTGGAGAAGGTGAACGTTTCATGGAGATTGATGATGGTGTGTTGGGACATGCGTTTTTGCGTGCAGATGTCTTAGTGCATGCCATTGTTGTGTTTTGAGAAAAGGATTTGGAGAAAACAGAGTTGAGGGAAAATGAAGGGTTTTGGTGTGGTTTAGTTTACAACAGAGCTTTTTATTTGgaaaagaaaatgcaatgatGATTTGAATCTAGGGAAGGAAAAGAAATTGGGGGCGGGAAGTCACTTGCAAGCGTGTCAGTGCACTTTTTGAAGACAAGAAGACACATgcattaaatgccaagatttgaCTTTTTTGCGCAAGAGAGAAAGTGACGACGCATAGGAGAATGTTGGTtgaaaaacggagaacgatgtctggaaaacggagattgatgaacattctccattttctaCAGAAACATAATTTATCtcgaattttctggatttttcacaattttcagtttttctttgatcaaattgaaaatatcatcaactagaggctttgtaaaaacGTTAGCAAgctgattttgagtatcaacaaagattaattcaatatctttcTTGTTAATATGATCACAAATTAAACGAtgctttatttcaatatgttttaaTCTAGAGTGCTGAATTggatttttagataaattgattgcactagtattatcacagtaAATTGGAATGCTTGAGTAACTTACAGagaagtcttcaagttgatttttaatctaaAGAACTTGTGAGCAACAATTTGCTACTGAGACATATTCAATTTCGGTGGTTGATAAAGCTATTGTATTTTGTTTCCTGCTAGACCAACTTATCAATGCTTCACCTAAGAAAAGACATGCTCCACTAGTGatctttctttcaattttatctccagcGTAATCAACGTCGCAGTatgctataagatcaaaatgagaACATTTTCTATACAAAAGGCCAATATCAGtagttccaacaagatatctaaaaattcgTTTTACTGCAGTTAAATGAGATTCCTTTAGTGCtgattgaaatctagcacataatcctactgtgAATACGATCTCAGGCCTACTGGCAGTTAGATAAAGCAAAGAACCAATCATTCCTCTATATTCCTTTTCTGAAAcagattttcaattttcatctttgtctaatgaagatgatggatgcatgggagtagccataattttttattcattcattttgtacaTAGTTAAGAgacctttaatgtatttttcttgacaaataaaaataccattttcatattgtttaatttgcaaTCCAAGAAAAGAACTTAAtactcccatcatgctcatttaaaattcactttgcatgagttttgaaaatccttcacacattttttttcatttgttgatccaaagatgatatcattaacatatacttgaacaataagtCAATAAGTTaatctttcataccaagctcttggtgcttgttttaatccatatagagctttggtaagtttgaaaacatgatttggttttgattgatccTCAAAGTCAAATAAGTTGTTTTAgataaacttgttcatttaaaaaaccatttaaaaatgcacttttaacatccatttgaaacaacttaacaagtttatgagatgcatatgtgatgactcttcatcatgtgcatattttcccactattttagtcttatttatcctcaattattagttaaattaaggatttatttgatatattttgttgatttttgttctttgggttaaattaaatgttttatgttttattttagtgattaagtaggaatttttcgtaattttacattgcattgtgttttggtgcagtgctgaatttttgtgagaaatcaacatgacacatgtagagtatttcagccatatcgggagttgtagatgtccaattggagtcaaaccaaatgcaaatgaaagctaggatccacagctacaactttcatgaagacaccggaaccaaattcagattCGAAAGAGGCGAAACATGCAATATACGCtggacagcagatgctgagcgctagagcgcgcccaagcgcaagccaagcgctttttcccagcattcgccactgCCGATACGCgcccgagcgcgcccaagcgcaagccaagcgctttttccagcatctgctactgcccaaacgcgcccaagcgcgtcgtttctaacgcgattgaagcagttttatcaagaatcatccatgaatcattcttgtaattcttctttaatccttatcttttgtatctctgtcatgagtaactaaaccctatttgttagggatgagtgtaaccagatgaaacccttatttttctgatttgatttctagttatatgaatgagtttattgaattatttttctcatctctgtgcttaatgctttttattgcttgatcaacattaaaatgttctacgatttgtattttgaaacggaagtggactttacaaatgcttgagatgagaaattcatgaatttgtagtctagacataggtgcaggtcatgaaaccaattaaattagttgcaaagcaataatttacaagagaatttctatacggtaatgcttaattctaatcttaaatctactaaggaattaggggttactttggaattaaaggttctgtcactaagacattagggcaagaataataaagagaattcggtaataattcaataaaggatttcaataactaggatcaaattagacaccaaggttggattcgaagtgaaactcaaccctgacatttttctcaatttataaaagatcaattttactactgctgtcaattttaaatattatttcaatcaacttgggaaccttttgttcaattttagtaactaaatataattcaatagtaaaacgcaatccttgagttcgacactcggtactaccgttttattattacttgcaacgattcagtacacttgctggaACGCTATCAAGAAGTATACGAATAGCGTCTAACCTTTCAACTGGAGCAAAATTTTCATcgtagtctataccttcttgttggttATAGCTTTGAgcaactaatcttgctttgttccttacaaccttaccttcttcatctattttgtttctgaaaacccaacgtgtaccaatgattgtttgatcttgTGGGTCAGGTACCGAGGTCTAGACCTCATTTTTTTCGAACTACAACAGTTTTTCCTTCATGGcttcaatccaagattgatctacTATGgcttctttaattaatttttgttcaatttgagATACCATTGCCAcgttgttttcatcattcttgaatgattttcttgtttGAATCCTATCAGTCGTGTGTCCAATGATTTGTGTTTGAGGATGGTCTTCAATTGCtctccagctttttggtggagaatgaaacgaagattgtttatcaatctctgtttccTGCAGATTGTTCTGTTGTTGCAGACCATATTGaacttcttcttcctcatctttTTTACTCAAACCCaaatcatcaaataatatatgcatactaATTTCTACAACTTTAGTCCCTAGATTAAACACTCTATAGCCTTTAGAATTAGTTAAATAGCCTAAGAAGATTGATTTGTCTGATTTTGATCAAAGTTtcgcctccctaggcttattctaatccaattagtgttattaaccaatcttgtgcatccaataagttcatttgtgtcattggatgaacatttaggtcattttcgtcctccctaggcttattcttgtccaattagggtttttaaccaatcttgtgcatccaataagtgtgtttgtgtcattggatgaacatttaggtcattttcgtcctccctaggcttattcttgtccaattagggtttttaaccaatcttgtgcatccaataagtgtgtttgtgtcattggatgaacatttaggtcattttcgtcctccctaggcttattcttgtccaattagggtttttaaccaatcttgtgcatccaataagtgtgtttgtgtcattggatgaacatttaggtcattttcgtcctccctaggcttattcttgtccaattagggtttttaaccaatcttgtgcatccaataagtgtgtttgtgtcattggatgaacatttaggtcattttcgtcctccctaggcttattcttgtccaattagggtttttaaccaatcttgtgcatccaataagtgtgtttgtgtcattggatgaacatttaggtcattttcgtcctccctaggcttattcttgtccaattagggtttttaaccaatcttgtgcatccaataagtgtgtttgtgtcattggatgaacatttaggtcattttcgtcctccctaggcttattcttgtccaattagggtttttaaccaatcttgtgcatccaataagtgtgtttgtgtcattggatgaacatttaggtcattttcgtccaccataggcttattcttgtgcaattacggtttttaaccaatcttgtgcatccattcagttcatttgtgtaattggatgaacatttaggtcattttcgtcctccctagccttattcttgtccaattagggtttttaaccaatcttgtgcatccaataagttcatttgtgtcattggatgaacatttaggtcattttcatcctccctaggcttattctaatccaattagggtttttaaccaatcttgtgcatcNNNNNNNNNNNNNNNNNNNNNNNNNNNNNNNNNNNNNNNNNNNNNNNNNNNNNNNNNNNNNNNNNNNNNNNNNNNNNNNNNNNNNNNNNNNNNNNNNNNNNNNNNNNNNNNNNNNNNNNNNNNNNNNNNNNNNNNNNNNNNNNNNNNNNNNNNNNNNNNNNNNNNNNNNNNNNNNNNNNNNNNNNNNNNNNNNNNNNNNNNNNNNNNNNNNNNNNNNNNNNNNNNNNNNNNNNNNNNNNNNNNNNNNNNNNNNNNNNNNNNNNNNNNNNNNNNNNNNNNNNcttgtgcatccaataagttcatttgtgtaattggatgaacatttaggtcattttcgtcctccctaggcttattctaatccaattagggtttttaaccaatcttgtgcatccaatcagtgcgtttgtgttattggatgaacatttaggtcattttcgtcctccataggcctaTTCCTctgcagttagggtttttaaccaaccttttgcatccaataagttcatttgtgtaattggatgagtatttaagtcattttcgtcctctctaggcttattcttgtccaattagggtttttaacctatcttgtgcatccagtaagttcatttgtgtcattggatgaacatttaggtcattttcgtcctccctaggcttattcttgtccaattagggtttttaaccaatcttgtgcatccaataagttcatttgtgtaattggatgaacattttggtcattttcgtcctccctaggcttattcttgtccaattaggatttttaaccaatcttgagcattcaataaaatcatttgtgtcattggatgaacatttatgtcattttcgtcctccctaggcttattcttgtccaattagggttttttaccaatcttgtgcatccaataaattcatttgtgttattggatggacattttgtcattttcgtcctccttaggcttattcttgtNNNNNNNNNNNNNtaagttcatttgtgtcattggatgaacatt
Proteins encoded in this window:
- the LOC140919216 gene encoding secreted RxLR effector protein 161-like, giving the protein MIGSLLYLTASRPEIVFTVGLCARFQSALKESHLTAVKRIFRYLVGTTDIGLLYRKCSHFDLIAYCDVDYAGDKIERKITSGACLFLGEALISWSSRKQNTIALSTTEIEYVSVANCCSQVL